One genomic region from Yarrowia lipolytica chromosome 1C, complete sequence encodes:
- a CDS encoding uncharacterized protein (Compare to YALI0C20735g, similar to uniprot|P13517 Saccharomyces cerevisiae YIL034c CAP2 F-actin capping protein beta subunit, similar to Saccharomyces cerevisiae CAP2 (YIL034C); ancestral locus Anc_7.208), whose translation MSDEQYDAALSLLRRLDPKNVSVNLNSLCKIAPELAEDLLSSVDQPLGVKTCKSTKKEYLTCDYNRDGDSFRSPWSGDYEPATDGPTPSAALRKLEVLANDSFDIYRDLYYEGGVSSVYLWDQGEGDNTNSFAGVVLLKKTSPSSSWDSIHVFEVETSRGEGIYRVTSTVILDLGSKSPKLGLSGNLTRQTEREMAVDEPSQHIANLGSIVEDVESKLRNQLQEVYFGKARDIVGQVRSLGGVEDAKQKQRQEEVIKGLQ comes from the exons ATG TCTGACGAACAATACGACGCtgctctgtctcttctgcGACGATTGGATCCCAAAAACGTCAGCGTCAACCTCAATTCCCTGTGCAAGATTGCTCCGGAACTTGCGGAGGACCTGCTGTCTTCCGTCGACCAGCCTCTCGGTGTCAAGACCTGCAAATCCACCAAAAAGGAGTACCTGACTTGCGACTACAACCGAGACGGCGACTCGTTCCGATCCCCATGGTCCGGCGACTACGAGCCCGCAACAGACGGCCCCACGCCCTCGGCGGCTCTGCGCAAACTCGAGGTTCTCGCCAACGACTCCTTTGACATCTACAGAGACCTGTACTACGAGGGAGGAGTCTCTTCGGTCTACCTGTGGGACCAGGGCGAAGGAGACAATACTAACAGCTTTGCCGGCGTtgtgctgctcaagaagacctCGCCCTCGTCGTCCTGGGACTCCATCCACGTCTTTGAGGTTGAGACCAGCCGTGGAGAGGGGATCTACCGGGTCACATCCACCGTGATTCTCGATCTGGGCTCCAAGTCCCCCAAGCTCGGCCTTTCCGGTAACCTGACTCGACAGACCGAGCGAGAGATGGCTGTCGATGAACCCTCTCAGCATATCGCAAACCTCGGAAGCATTGTTGAGGACGTGGAGTCCAAGCTGCGAAACCAGCTGCAGGAGGTGTATTTCGGCAAGGCCCGGGACATTGTGGGCCAGGTGCGATCTCTGGGCGGCGTTGAGGACGCCAAGCAGAAGCAACgacaggaggaggtcatCAAGGGTCTGCAGTAA
- a CDS encoding uncharacterized protein (Compare to YALI0C20713g, no similarity) encodes MSHHHHHPHLHQFSLHSTQPRFSPSDCFREPIALVGVPDNSWLPLAPRTTRLPSFSELLWSLEETARPMSPVSSEQSGDSCTTLWSLNSNPGSSPEAPSAPNPNLNYTYEKYPSTVEPIKRKYENSEQAVIDKTARKKTRKTPAASTVKAIKPKTTKPRAKKTKGTTSPADASESAAARPARPPPVKPPPPTPEPTLVEQLLEHGLYEGAQQDACERLYCSKCRSYAKKTRFANVVRLATHLDVKHRTFRLKIFCDHKQCPRSIVGFASNKEKHEHLKHIHGQVQE; translated from the coding sequence ATGTCgcaccatcaccaccacccccaccTTCATCAGTTCTCGCTCCACTCCACCCAACCCCGTTTCTCGCCCTCCGACTGCTTTCGGGAGCCTATTGCCTTGGTCGGTGTGCCTGATAACAGCTGGTTACCTTTGGCTCCTAGAACCACCCGTCTGCCGAGTTTTTCCGAACTATTGTGGTCACTGGAAGAAACAGCAAGACCCATGTCTCCAGTATCCTCCGAGCAATCAGGGGACTCTTGCACCACCCTCTGGTcgctcaactccaacccGGGCTCCTCGCCTGAAGCCCCAAGTGCGCCCAACCCCAACCTTAACTATACTTACGAAAAATACCCATCTACAGTTGAGCCGATTAAACGGAAGTACGAGAACTCGGAGCAGGCTGTGATTGACAAGACTGCCCGGAAAAAGACACGGAAAACACCAGCAGCGTCAACCGTCAAAGCCATTAAGCCAAAAACGACCAAACCACGTGCAAAGAAGACCAAAGGCACAACATCTCCAGCCGACGCTTCCGAATCAGCGGCAGCCAGACCAGCCAGACCCCCTCCAGTCAAACCCCCTCCGCCTACTCCTGAACCAACCCTGGTAGAACAGCTCCTGGAACATGGGCTGTATGAAGGTGCTCAGCAAGACGCGTGCGAACGTCTGTACTGCTCCAAATGCCGCTCGTACGCCAAAAAGACTCGATTCGCAAACGTGGTTCGCCTGGCCACCCATCTTGACGTTAAACATCGGACTTTCCGACTCAAGATCTTCTGCGATCACAAACAGTGTCCTCGCTCCATTGTCGGTTTCGccagcaacaaggagaaacATGAACATCTCAAGCACATCCACGGACAAGTGCAAGAATAG
- a CDS encoding uncharacterized protein (Compare to YALI0C20757g, similar to uniprot|Q12200 Saccharomyces cerevisiae YPL006W NCR1) yields MKRLIPTVISVLLVFLTLTSPVQSAGCSIYGNCGKKSLFGSELPCPTPQDKAGPFEPSKGDLDLLGEICGEVWTHEKLLCCDTAQIKDLKNSLKKADGLISSCPACKSNFYEFFCKFTCAPDQRDYVNVTQLGKSTDGRDIVTELSYYVKPEWAQGFYDSCKDIKFSATNGYAMDLLGGGRHGYKNFLKFLGDEKPMLGGSPFQINFPWPEDEKDKNYPPKGIKPVEPVLRDCATGAYKCACSDCEGACPELPNIKKHGACKVGHLPCLSFAVIIIYSVVLLGAIAGSWFVHSHTLFSGATLEDQYMTSRWYQNPHASEKYTTYPINRFLQYWVSRIALFCASYPAVTIGFTVTLSILMSVGLTRFQVEENPVRLWVSEDSTPYLQKENFDNNFGPFYRTAQVYLVNTTGSVVNQENLVWWQGVEQQIISLQVEGTSFNDFCLKPTNDACVIQSYTQYGINLNSPDWATQLQTCTSSAVQCLPPFGQPLNMNLLFGGYNETSRDPLSAQALVITLVGEGYLEDDPQEARAQKWEKGLIDVLLDVQHEAWRRGLQLSFSTEASLTEELNKSTNTDVKIVVISYLVMFLYASMALGGGSGKAKFGLGLCGIIIVLLSVAASAGICAAIGIKATLIIAEVIPFLVLAVGVDNIFLLCHEMDAANIAYPNDSVDTRVSKAVGRIGPSIVISAITETLAFGLAATVKMPAVRNFAIYAAGAVFINAILQLTIFVSVMALDQRRQSAPIQLADSYDLDFNILEHRENLFSRLIRRYYAPFLLKKKTKKIVLAVFGTWAAVSLILWPMLQLGLDQRLAVPSDSYLVQYFDDIYDYLNVGPPVYFVVSGLNATSRNGQQSLCGTFTTCEDYSLVNIVEQERKRPELSYISEPASSWIDDYLKWLNPDLDECCRVKKTDKDVACPPRASPRACNVCFKDRDPAWNITMSGLPQGPEFMHYFDFWIDAPSDPCPLGGKAPYSDAVVYDSDDVLTSHFRSFHTPLRSQKDFINALASAKRISKDIEKTLGGTEGSVYAYSPFYIFFDQYSYIIKQAFALIGGVLAAVLVLLAIIMGSVKTSFTVVLTVSLMLINIVGFMAIWNVNLNAISLVNLVICVGLGVEFCVHLARAFTTVSANSSHIRMSPTKNTRTFEALVGVGGSVFGGIAMTKFLGVFVLAFTRSKIFEVYYFRVWLALVIVATTHSLILLPVLLTYIGGKGYVYDDGEQDLEGELASRFLSSYDNDTEEED; encoded by the coding sequence ATGAAGAGACTCATTCCGACGGTAATATCGGTATTGCTGGTGTTTCTTACACTCACAAGCCCTGTTCAGTCGGCAGGATGCAGCATATACGGCAACTGTGGAAAGAAATCACTATTCGGCAGCGAACTACCCTGTCCGACACCACAAGACAAGGCTGGTCCGTTTGAGCCTTCCAAGGGGGATCTGGATCTGCTAGGAGAGATCTGCGGCGAGGTTTGGACACACGAGAAACTTTTATGTTGTGATACGGCGCAGATCAAGGATCTGAAGAACTCGCTGAAGAAGGCCGATGGTCTGATTTCATCGTGTCCGGCTTGCAAGTCCAATTTTTACGAATTCTTCTGCAAGTTCACATGTGCCCCTGACCAGCGCGACTACGTTAATGTGACACAACTGGGCAAATCGACAGACGGACGAGATATCGTGACAGAGTTGAGTTACTATGTGAAACCAGAGTGGGCTCAGGGGTTCTACGACTCGTGTAAAGACATCAAGTTCTCGGCGACCAACGGCTACGCCATGGACCTGTTAGGAGGCGGTAGACACGGATACAAGAACTTTCTCAAGTTTCTGGGGGACGAAAAACCCATGCTCGGAGGTTCCCCCTTTCAAATCAACTTCCCCTGGCCCGAAGATGAGAAGGACAAAAACTACCCTCCCAAGGGAATTAAGCCCGTGGAGCCTGTTCTTCGAGACTGTGCAACAGGTGCTTACAAATGTGCATGCAGTGATTGTGAGGGTGCTTGTCCTGAGTTGCCTAACATCAAGAAACATGGAGCTTGCAAGGTTGGACATCTTCCTTGTCTGAGCTTCGCGGTGATCATCATCTACTCAGTGGTTCTTCTCGGCGCAATTGCAGGTTCCTGGTTTGTTCACAGTCATACGCTCTTCTCTGGAGCCACTCTAGAGGACCAGTACATGACTTCCAGATGGTACCAGAACCCCCATGCGTCAGAGAAGTACACCACTTATCCTATCAACCGATTCTTGCAATACTGGGTGTCTCGAATTGCGCTTTTCTGCGCTTCATACCCTGCAGTGACCATTGGTTTTACGGTCACCCTGTCTATTCTCATGTCAGTTGGCTTGACCAGGTTTCAGGTTGAAGAGAACCCAGTAAGATTGTGGGTATCCGAGGATTCTACTCCTTACCTCCAGAAAGAGAACTTTGACAACAATTTCGGCCCCTTCTACCGTACCGCTCAGGTTTACCTTGTCAACACAACAGGAAGCGTGGTCAACCAAGAGAATCTGGTATGGTGGCAGGGAGTCGAACAGCAGATTATCAGCCTACAGGTGGAAGGCACCTCTTTCAATGACTTCTGTCTAAAGCCCACAAACGATGCCTGTGTCATTCAGAGTTACACTCAATATGGAATTAATCTAAACTCTCCAGACTGGGCCACTCAGTTGCAAACTTGCACTTCTTCCGCAGTGCAGTGTCTGCCACCTTTTGGACAGCCTCTCAACATGAATCTGCTATTTGGAGGCTACAATGAGACCTCTCGTGATCCTCTCTCTGCCCAGGCTCTCGTCATTACccttgttggagaaggtTACCTAGAAGATGATCCTCAAGAAGCACGAGCTCAAAAGTGGGAAAAGGGTCTGATTGATGTGCTCCTGGATGTTCAACACGAGGCATGGAGACGAGGTCTACAGCTCTCCTTCTCTACTGAGGCTTCTCTTACTGAAGAGCTGAACAAGAGCACCAACACAGATGTGAAGATTGTTGTCATCTCGTACCTCGTCATGTTCCTCTACGCCTCCATGGCTCTcggaggaggctctggtAAGGCCAAGTTCGGCCTCGGACTCTGTGGTATCATCATTGTGCTTCTGTCTGTagcagcttctgctggCATCTGTGCTGCAATTGGTATCAAGGCCACTCTCATTATTGCGGAGGTTATCCCTTTCCTGGTTCTTGCTGTCGGCGTGGACAACATTTTCCTGCTTTGCCATGAGATGGACGCTGCCAATATCGCCTACCCTAATGACAGTGTTGACACACGAGTCTCCAAGGCTGTAGGCAGAATTGGACCCAGTATTGTCATTTCTGCAATCACTGAGACATTGGCTTTTGGATTGGCTGCGACGGTGAAGATGCCTGCTGTTCGAAACTTTGCCATATACGCTGCTGGTGCGGTGTTTATTAATGCCATTCTGCAGCTGACTatttttgtgtctgtcaTGGCACTCGATCAGCGACGACAGTCAGCCCCCATTCAGCTCGCTGACTCCTATGACCTAGACTTTAACATTCTTGAGCATCGAGAGAACCTATTCTCTAGACTTATCCGACGATACTACGCTCCCTTCTTactcaagaagaagaccaagaagattgtgcTTGCTGTGTTTGGAACTTGGGCTGCTGTCTCTCTGATTCTCTGGCCCATGCTGCAACTTGGGCTTGATCAACGTCTTGCTGTTCCTTCGGATTCTTATCTTGTTCAGTACTTTGATGACATCTATGACTACCTCAATGTAGGCCCTCCTGTCTACTTCGTTGTGTCTGGCCTGAATGCCACTAGCAGAAACGGACAGCAGTCGTTGTGTGGAACATTCACGACTTGTGAGGATTACTCTTTGGTGAACATTGTCGAGCAGGAGAGAAAGCGACCCGAGCTGTCTTACATTAGCGAGCCCGCCTCTTCTTGGATCGACGACTATCTCAAGTGGCTGAATCCAGATCTTGATGAGTGCTGTCGAGtcaagaagaccgacaAAGACGTTGCCTGTCCTCCTCGAGCCTCCCCGCGAGCTTGCAACGTTTGTTTCAAGGACAGGGATCCTGCTTGGAATATCACAATGTCTGGTCTGCCCCAGGGACCTGAGTTCATGCATTACTTTGACTTCTGGATCGATGCTCCTTCTGACCCTTGTCCTCTTGGAGGTAAGGCTCCCTACAGTGACGCCGTTGTCTATGACAGTGATGATGTCCTCACGTCCCATTTTAGATCGTTCCACACACCTCTCAGGTCACAAAAGGATTTCATCAATGCGTTAGCAAGTGCCAAGCGTATCTCCAAGGATATTGAGAAGACTCTAGGAGGTACTGAGGGGTCTGTTTATGCTTACTCGCCCTTTTACATTTTCTTCGAtcagtactcgtacatcaTCAAGCAGGCATTTGCCCTGATTGGAGGAGTACTGGCAGCTGTTCTGGTTTTGCTGGCTATCATTATGGGGTCTGTCAAGACATCTTTCACTGTTGTTCTGACAGTGTCACTAATGTTGATAAACATTGTTGGTTTCATGGCCATTTGGAATGTCAATCTGAACGCCATCTCGCTAGTGAACCTTGTTATTTGTGTTGGTCTAGGAGTGGAGTTCTGTGTGCACTTGGCGCGTGCATTTACGACTGTTTCGGCCAATTCTTCGCATATCCGAATGTCTCCCACCAAGAACACCCGTACTTTCGAGGCTCTTGTGGGTGTAGGAGGCTCTGTCTTTGGTGGCATTGCCATGACCAAGTTCCTGGGAGTATTTGTGCTAGCATTCACGCGATCTAAGATCTTCGAAGTTTACTATTTCCGAGTGTGGTTAGCACTGGTCATTGTGGCTACCACCCATAGTCTGATTCTACTGCCGGTGTTGCTCACTTACATTGGAGGCAAGGGATATGTTTatgatgatggagagcAGGATTTGGAGGGAGAGTTGGCTAGTCGGTTCTTGTCTTCCTACGATAATGACactgaagaggaggactaA
- a CDS encoding uncharacterized protein (Compare to YALI0C20691g, similar to uniprot|P09230 Yarrowia lipolytica Alkaline extracellular protease precursor), with protein MKFSLVLLASVALGLPTTSNNDYRSSVSQVWDIVDKYSTLGHAQLESRDLSDLDSDIKHRYLVTFRQNATQQEISQHFQDVDKWLSSGSNKRDLGFTQLIEGAFSSVSRNSHALNAFAATDSSPFDGYYGKFDNQTVAKVESSSIVDSVESDTIQTSPSFNGHTLSKEAVEEDKTQADKAAALNGFATVTLNKQFTKNWGLDRISHIENDIPEAAGGNYSLIPEMEYIYGPSKYDTVAYVLDTGVNVTNSGFGGRASEPVKFIEGEPPGDYSGHGTHVAGILGSSTFGVAKDAKIISVKVLNMGNAGPTSAVVNGVNWIIQNNNATRAVINYSATGPVSKAMNQAFVKAVEAGITVVVSAGNFMKDACNYSPANLGSVIDGAIVVAASDQHDKFAVGSSWGSNYGRCVNVFAPGTDIPSLHWKNENLVFFDSGTSMSAPFVSGLVLYHQSQSDNPLSPKDVSDKIINSNPGQIQSPMQDTPNGLAYNEALGQAPPPTTTDLGPKIPTGQPLN; from the coding sequence ATGAAGTTCTCATTGGTTCTGCTTGCCTCTGTGGCCCTGGGTCTGCCCACGACCTCCAACAACGACTACCGGTCGTCCGTCAGCCAGGTCTGGGACATTGtcgacaagtacagcacTCTGGGTCATGCTCAGCTTGAGAGCAGAGATCTGTCTGACCTCGACTCTGACATCAAACATAGATACCTCGTGACATTCCGTCAGAACGCTACCCAGCAGGAGATCTCTCAGCACTTCCAGGACGTGGACAAGTGGCTGAGCTCTGGCTCCAACAAGCGAGATCTGGGCTTCACTCAGCTGATTGAGGGCGCATTTTCTTCCGTGTCCCGGAATTCACATGCTCTCAATGCCTTTGCTGCTACCGATTCGTCTCCCTTTGACGGATACTACGGCAAGTTCGATAACCAGACCGTGGCCAAGGTCGAGAGCTCCAGTATAGTCGATTCAGTCGAATCCGACACCATCCAGACGTCGCCCAGCTTCAACGGCCACACTCTGTCCAAAGAGGCTGTCGAGGAAGACAAGACTCAGGCAgacaaggctgctgcccTCAACGGCTTTGCCACGGTCACCCTCAACAAACAGTTCACCAAGAACTGGGGTCTGGACCGAATCTCGCACATTGAGAACGACATTCCCGAGGCCGCTGGCGGCAACTATTCCCTCATTCCCGAAATGGAGTACATCTACGGCCCCTCCAAGTACGACACCGTTGCTTATGTGCTGGACACAGGAGTCAATGTGACTAACAGTGGTTTTGGTGGACGAGCGTCCGAACCCGTCAAGTTCATCGAGGGTGAGCCTCCCGGAGACTACTCTGGCCACGGCACCCATGTTGCTGGTATCCtcggctcctccacctttggagttgccaaggacgccaaAATCATCTCCGTCAAGGTCCTCAATATGGGTAACGCTGGTCCTACCTCTGCTGTGGTCAACGGAGTTAACTGGATCATCCAGAATAACAACGCCACTCGGGCGGTCATCAACTACTCTGCCACTGGCCCCGTTTCCAAGGCCATGAACCAGGCGTTTGTCAAGGCCGTTGAAGCTGGTATCACCGTGGTTGTTTCTGCCGGAAACTTCATGAAGGACGCCTGCAACTACTCGCCCGCCAACCTCGGCTCGGTGATTGACGGAGCTATCGTTGTTGCTGCCTCTGACCAACACGACAAGTTTGCAGTCGGCTCCTCTTGGGGTTCCAATTACGGCAGATGCGTCAACGTATTTGCTCCCGGTACCGACATCCCTTCGCTGCACTGGAAGAATGAGAACCTGGTGTTCTTCGACTCTGGTACTTCTATGAGTGCCCCCTTTGTTTCTGGTCTGGTTCTCTACCACCAGTCCCAGAGCGACAACCCTTTGTCCCCCAAGGACGTGTCtgacaagatcatcaactccaaccccggccagatccagagcccCATGCAGGACACCCCCAATGGCCTCGCCTATAATGAGGCTCTGGGccaggctcctcctcctacCACCACCGACCTTGGCCCCAAAATCCCCACCGGCCAGCCTCTTAATTAG